The following coding sequences are from one Zalophus californianus isolate mZalCal1 chromosome 5, mZalCal1.pri.v2, whole genome shotgun sequence window:
- the KIAA1191 gene encoding putative monooxygenase p33MONOX isoform X1, producing MASRQPEVPALEPSGPLGKMSLPIGMYRRAFSYDDALEDPTPMTPPPSDMGSIPWKPVIPERKYQHLAKTEEGEASVSSPAMTLSSATDSVDKAPVVKAKATHVIMNSLITKQTQESIQRFEQQAGLSDAGYTPHKGLTTEETKYLRVAEALHKLKLQSGERTREEKQPASAQSTPSSTPHSSPKQKSRGWFTSGPSTALPGPNPGTMDSASGDKDRNLADKWSLFGPRSLQKSDSGGFATQAYRGAQKPSPMELIRVQATRIAEDPATFKPPKMDIPVMEGKKPPPRTHNLKPRDLNVLTPTGF from the exons ATGGCTTCGAGACAACCAGAAGTGCCTG CTCTTGAGCCTAGTGGGCCTCTAGGCAAGATGTCCCTGCCCATCGGGATGTACCGCCGGGCATTCAGCTATGATGATGCCCTCGAGGACCCTACACCCATGACTCCTCCTCCATCGGACATGGGCAGCATCCCCTGGAAGCCAGTGATTCCAGAGCGCAAGTATCAGCACCTCGCCAAG ACGGAGGAAGGGGAGGCCAGTGTCTCCTCCCCTGCCATGACCCTGTCATCGGCCACTGACAGTGTGGACAAAGCCCCTGTGGTGAAGGCTAAAGCGACTCATGTCATCATGAATTCTCTGATCACAA AACAGACCCAGGAGAGCATTCAGCGTTTTGAGCAACAGGCAGGGCTGAGCGATGCTGGCTACACACCCCACAAGGGCCTTACCACCGAGGAGACCAAGTACCTTCGAGTGGCAGAAGCGCTCCAC AAACTAAAGCTACAGAGTGGAGAGAGAACTAGAGAAGAGAAGCAGCCGGCCTCAGCCCAGTCCACCCCAAGCAgcaccccccactcctcccctaaGCAAAAGTCCAG AGGCTGGTTCACTTCTGGTCCTTCCACAGCCTTGCCTGGCCCAAATCCTGGGACCATGGATTCTGCAAGTGGGGACAAGGACAGAAACTTGGCAGATAAATGGAGCCTCTTTGGACCAAGATCCCTCCAGAAGTCTGATTCAG GAGGTTTTGCCACCCAGGCTTACAGAGGAGCCCAGAAACCTTCTCCAATGGAACTGATCCGTGTTCAGGCCACCCGAATAGCTGAAGATCCAGCAACCTTCAAGCCACCCAAGATGGACATCCCAGTGATGGAAGGGAAGAAACCACCACCACGGACCCATAATCTCAAACCCCGTGACTTAAATGTGCTCACACCCACTGGCTTCTAG
- the KIAA1191 gene encoding putative monooxygenase p33MONOX isoform X2 has product MSLPIGMYRRAFSYDDALEDPTPMTPPPSDMGSIPWKPVIPERKYQHLAKTEEGEASVSSPAMTLSSATDSVDKAPVVKAKATHVIMNSLITKQTQESIQRFEQQAGLSDAGYTPHKGLTTEETKYLRVAEALHKLKLQSGERTREEKQPASAQSTPSSTPHSSPKQKSRGWFTSGPSTALPGPNPGTMDSASGDKDRNLADKWSLFGPRSLQKSDSGGFATQAYRGAQKPSPMELIRVQATRIAEDPATFKPPKMDIPVMEGKKPPPRTHNLKPRDLNVLTPTGF; this is encoded by the exons ATGTCCCTGCCCATCGGGATGTACCGCCGGGCATTCAGCTATGATGATGCCCTCGAGGACCCTACACCCATGACTCCTCCTCCATCGGACATGGGCAGCATCCCCTGGAAGCCAGTGATTCCAGAGCGCAAGTATCAGCACCTCGCCAAG ACGGAGGAAGGGGAGGCCAGTGTCTCCTCCCCTGCCATGACCCTGTCATCGGCCACTGACAGTGTGGACAAAGCCCCTGTGGTGAAGGCTAAAGCGACTCATGTCATCATGAATTCTCTGATCACAA AACAGACCCAGGAGAGCATTCAGCGTTTTGAGCAACAGGCAGGGCTGAGCGATGCTGGCTACACACCCCACAAGGGCCTTACCACCGAGGAGACCAAGTACCTTCGAGTGGCAGAAGCGCTCCAC AAACTAAAGCTACAGAGTGGAGAGAGAACTAGAGAAGAGAAGCAGCCGGCCTCAGCCCAGTCCACCCCAAGCAgcaccccccactcctcccctaaGCAAAAGTCCAG AGGCTGGTTCACTTCTGGTCCTTCCACAGCCTTGCCTGGCCCAAATCCTGGGACCATGGATTCTGCAAGTGGGGACAAGGACAGAAACTTGGCAGATAAATGGAGCCTCTTTGGACCAAGATCCCTCCAGAAGTCTGATTCAG GAGGTTTTGCCACCCAGGCTTACAGAGGAGCCCAGAAACCTTCTCCAATGGAACTGATCCGTGTTCAGGCCACCCGAATAGCTGAAGATCCAGCAACCTTCAAGCCACCCAAGATGGACATCCCAGTGATGGAAGGGAAGAAACCACCACCACGGACCCATAATCTCAAACCCCGTGACTTAAATGTGCTCACACCCACTGGCTTCTAG